The Moorena producens PAL-8-15-08-1 genomic interval TAATCTTAGCACCAAGTGATTGTGCGATCGCAACGGTTTCATCGTAACTGTCCCCATCTACCACAATCACTTCCACATTAGACGCTTCCCTAACCGTAGCCAAAGTATCAGCTATGTGACTAGCCTCATTGAGAACCGGGATGATAATTGAAATTTTTACTATCACGCAACAGCTTTAGGATTGTTTCTGACAAACTAGCATCCTTGAGTAGGAAATAACCAATTCTTCCTTAATTTCTATCCATATCTAGACATTTATTATCTTATAGCGATACAATAAAAGATAAACAGTGCGTAGGGTGCGTTAGGGGCGGGCTTGCCCTCATGTTCAACCTCGTAGCCAGGGTTCTCAGAGCCCGCCCCGTAACGCACCACTAGGTCAAACTCAATTCAAACTCAATTCAAATAAGGTGATAAATCCAACATGTCAGGGTTAACCATTAGTATTGGAGAAGCAGCCAGTGAGCTAGGGGTCTCAGTTAAAACCTTAAGGAGGTGGGCAGACGCAGGAAAAATTAGGTCACAACGTTCTCCCAGTGGGCATCGGCGATTTTATGTAGCCGATATCAAACACATTACACCACGGAATGTCGGTCAGATCGATGATCGCATAACCATTAACTATGCCCGTGTTTCAGATCAAGACCAAAAAGAAGATTTAGTCAAGCAAATCAAGATTTTAGAGTCTTTTAGTACTGCTAATGGTTGGCAGTATGAAACAATTCAAGATTCAGGTGCCGGAATCAATTCCCAAAATAAAGGCTTACAAAAACTGCTTAAGCGCATCATGCAGGGGAATGTTGGCAGAGTTGTCATTACTCACAAAGATAGGCTGCTTAGAGTTAGCGCTGAATTAGTCTTTGCGATGTGTGAAGAATTCAAGACAGAAGTAATAATTATCAACAAGTCATCAGAAGACATCAGCCTTGAACACGAATTAGTTACAGACATGATGGAGCTGATTACAATCTTTTCAGAAAAACTCAATAGTGCTAAAAGTTCCAAAATGTAAGCTATCAGCTATATTGTTTTTATTTGGGTTATGAATATAGGATTGAAGGGAACAGGGAACAGGGAACAGGGAACAGGGAACAGGGAACAGTGATGATATTTGTCGCTTTCAGTACTGAAATTAATTGTTATCACTGCCGTTATTAAGTTTTTTTTGTACTGCTGCAAGATCTCATATAAACAGGATTTTTTCCCAATTCCCGATTCCCAATTCCCAGATCCGCTGTGGGTGCATCTCATTTTTGCTGTTTGACTCGGTGGTGCGTTACGGGGTGGGCTATTTCAATGGTGGCGAAGAGGCATAAAATCAGGGCGAGCCCACCCCTAACGCACCCTACGCAAAATTTACTAAATTCTAACTTCCCGATTCCCGATTCCCGATTCCCTACTCCCTACTCCCTACTCCCTACTCCCTACTCCCTACTCCCTACTCCCATCAAATTTGATACTACCCATAAATCCTCTGGCCGGTCAACATCAGTAAGCTCGGAAAGCATCGCCATAGTTAGGTTAAGACTCTTAGCAATATCCACCGTTTGCTGCAAAACCTCAGATGTTCCCCAACTCACTCCGACAAACAACTCTGGAATCAATCGACCTAGACCAACCAGATAGTAGCCGCCATCCTTAGCTGGTCCAAGTACTAAATCATGATTGTCTAAAGCCTCAAATGCCTGATTCATCACCGAACTATTCAAATCGGGGCAATCAATACCAATGATCACAACTTTGGTAATGCTTTCCGCAAACGATAACTCAAACGCCGAAGTGATTCGCTTGCCCAAATCCCCATCACTCTGAGGTTTATAGACCAGATTGGAGCCTAACCAATTCTGCATTAGCTGTTGATTACCACCAGCAAAATGGATTTCTACAGACACAGGGCGACCAGTTATTAATTCCTTGACCTGGGCAACAGTGTGTTCAGTCATCCGACGTTGAAGGGTTGCCGCACCATCCGCTCCTAGAGCTGGTATCATCCGGGTTTTAGTCTTTCCTGGCTCTGGATAGCGGCTGAAAATAATTAGGCGTTCTGTCAGTATCATTATCTAAAGGGAACAGGGAACAGGGAATAGGGAATAGGGAATAGGGAGTAGGGAGTAGGGAGTAGGGAATCGGGATTAGGGGAGAATAATTATAACAATTACTACAGCAGTTGTTATATATAATTTATAATGCTATCACGAAAAATAATCTTATTTTGTCATAACAGTAAAAACTCCTTGGAGCTCTTGACTACTGTTCCCTGTTCCCTGTTCCCTGTTCCCTCAAACCCATAAATTTGTCCCTCATGAGTTTAAGAATTGCTATATAGCTTACATGCCTATTTTTTCCAAAACTTCTTGGGCAAGAGACCTAAATTCTTCTGAAGCCATAGAATAGGGCTTATAATCCAAAACAGACACTGGAGACGGTATATCTTGATTGTCTACTTTTTCAACTTGTTCAGCACATTTTGCCAAATCATCTCGATCGAAAATAACACTCTTCATCACATCAAAGCCATATCGATCGGAAATTGCTTGTATCCGTTTTGGCAAGGTATGTTGTATGAACATGTTATTGGTTGCTATTTTAGAAGGCAACACTCCCAAGACTTCAAGTGGCGGTTTAATGTTGATTTGTTTTCGATAGCCATTAATAGCTCTGATAAAATCTTGTACATTCAGTAAGCCTTGATTAGAAAAAGGCTTGAGGTCTGAAGGGATGATTAAATAGTCAGCAGTGATTAAAGCAATTCTAGCATATAAATTCCAAGAAGGCGGAGTATCAAGAATTACCACATCATAGTAAGTTTTAACATCCTCTAGTTTATCCATCAGCATTAGGAAGCTAAAATCAAGCTGATTCATATCAAGCTCATATTTCATGAGATCGATGTGGGCAGGAACCACATCAAT includes:
- a CDS encoding ParA family protein; this encodes MKVIAVYHNKGGVGKTTTVVNLGAAIRKNRKKVLVIDLDSQANATFATGLVKFHDEAFDDIKDCNILHVLQSEEFFSISEVARKSEFSNPEIDVVPAHIDLMKYELDMNQLDFSFLMLMDKLEDVKTYYDVVILDTPPSWNLYARIALITADYLIIPSDLKPFSNQGLLNVQDFIRAINGYRKQINIKPPLEVLGVLPSKIATNNMFIQHTLPKRIQAISDRYGFDVMKSVIFDRDDLAKCAEQVEKVDNQDIPSPVSVLDYKPYSMASEEFRSLAQEVLEKIGM
- a CDS encoding TIGR04282 family arsenosugar biosynthesis glycosyltransferase, encoding MILTERLIIFSRYPEPGKTKTRMIPALGADGAATLQRRMTEHTVAQVKELITGRPVSVEIHFAGGNQQLMQNWLGSNLVYKPQSDGDLGKRITSAFELSFAESITKVVIIGIDCPDLNSSVMNQAFEALDNHDLVLGPAKDGGYYLVGLGRLIPELFVGVSWGTSEVLQQTVDIAKSLNLTMAMLSELTDVDRPEDLWVVSNLMGVGSRE
- a CDS encoding IS607 family transposase; this translates as MSGLTISIGEAASELGVSVKTLRRWADAGKIRSQRSPSGHRRFYVADIKHITPRNVGQIDDRITINYARVSDQDQKEDLVKQIKILESFSTANGWQYETIQDSGAGINSQNKGLQKLLKRIMQGNVGRVVITHKDRLLRVSAELVFAMCEEFKTEVIIINKSSEDISLEHELVTDMMELITIFSEKLNSAKSSKM